GTTGAAGGCAATGAGAAGCTCAGGGTTTTCGGTATTGGGCTGATAATTCTTTTCCCGCAATTGAGCTACAATACTTTTGCGAATTTCATCGTACAGAATTAGGCTAGCCTGATCCATCTCAGATTCATCAGGCGATACGAACGCAAAGGTTTTGTAGTGGCTAACTTTCTGATCAGCCGGCGCTTCGGTATACGTTTTGATTGATGAACAGGCGATGCTGCTGATAATAAGTATGCTGAGAATATATCGATAGATCATAATGGTAGCCCTCCAAGTATGGAACGTAAAAACCCGTCTAATTTGTGCAAACAAGGTTTAAGATTTACCAATTCTTAAGACAATTTTACCGATGTTTTGGTTGGATTCCATTCGCTGATGCGCTGCTTTCACCTCTTGCCAGTCCATAATCTGATCAATAACCGGACGCAGCCGACTATCTTGAAAACGTAGAATAGCAAATTCAGCAAAGGCTTTAGTCAGACGAATCTGATAGTCGCGACTGCGGGAACGAAGGGTAGATGCCAGTATTTGGATTCGTTTACGCAGTAAATTCCCTAAGTTAAATTGCTCCAGATGGGTTCCACCCAGTAACGCTAGCATAATCAACCGTCCGTCAGTACGTAATACCGAAATATTGCGCTCAAAGTAGGGAGCGGCAACAAAATCAATAATCACGTCTACCCCTTCCCCGTCGGTAATTCCCTTCACTTCTTTCTTAAAATCCTGGTTTTTGTAGTCAATGGTGTAGTGCGCTCCTAAATCTTGACAGGTGGCGTGTTTAGCCTGCGAAGCCGTGACGATAATATCTCCCGCCTGCATCTCTCTGGCGAGTTGAATAGCTGCGGTTCCTACCCCACTGGCACCGGCGTGAATCAGAATTCGTTCATTGGTTTGTAGCTTTCCCAGCCAGTGTACCGCCTGAAAAGCGGTCATAAATACTTCAGGAATAGCGGCCGCTTCTTCAAAGGATAAATTATCAGGAATCGCCATTGCCATATCCTGGTGGATGACAGCATATTCGGCGTAGCCACCTCCGGACAGTAACCCAAATACTTTGTCACCAATTTTCCACTTATCTACTTGCGCCCCTACTTCCACAACCTCGCCGCTCATTTCCAGACCTAAAATTGGTGAAGCCCCTTCCGGCGGAGGGTACTTACCTTCCCGCTGCAAAATATCAGCTCGGTTCAGCGCGGTAGCGTGAACTTTTACCAATACTTCATCTGAGGCAGGTTTGGGAGTTTCGTATTCTCCCAAATAAAGTTGATCGGCTTTTCCAGGTGATTTGATAAGGATAGCTTTCATGGGCTGGTTGTGTTTCTTTTGCTGAATACCCTTTTGTTCAGATGAAATGACAGACGATATTGAGAAAAAAACTTAAGCGTATTGCCGGATGAGGCTTTGTACCCAGCGAATTCCGGCATCCCCTGCTTCTTAGGTGGGAGACCCCGGCACTCGCTTCGCTCGGCCGGGGATGACTTTAATAGCTACTGCTTGCCAGTTTCCCGCTTAGTCGCATAAGTTCTATTTCGGCGATTTTAGTGGAGTAGACCGCATCGAGGAGGCGACCGGAGGCGGCTACGGCAATGCGTTGGGCTTCGCGTAGTTCTAGGGAATTAGTATTTCCTAAGCGGTAACGTTCCAGAGCAATTTCAGCTCGCTCTAGGGCGATAGCTTCATTTTCCGTTTCCAACTCGATGAGTTGAATACTATTGGTGTAATTGATAAACGTTTTTTCTAGACCCGATTCCAATTGCAGCCGTAAATCTTGGGTAGCGTACTGCTGAGTTTCCATAGCGATCTGGGCATTTTGGATAAGACGGTTCTTGTTGAAGCCATTAAACAAATTCCAGCGGGCAGTGACTCCGTAAGCAAAGCCATCTGACTGTCGGGCTAGTACAAAGCCAGCCTCCGCTTCGGAGGTAGCATAATTATATCCTCCATCAACACTAATGGTAGGTAGACGGTCAGCGCGAAGCTCCCGATTGGTTAAATAAGCGATGTTTTCTTCCTGCCGTGCCCGGAGCAATTGGGGATTGGCACTAAGCATCTTTTCTTTAAGTCCCGCTAAACGAAGCTCTAAGTTAGCATCAATCTGGTCAGGTACTGAAAACTCGGCGTCCGATGGGCGAGCCAATAGAGTATTTAAATCTACTTTAGCATTGTACATCTGCTGACGTTGACTAATGAAAGCCGAGGTATCAGCATTATAATCGGCTTGAGCAGCCAAGTATTCCAATTTAGATGTACGACCTACTTCGTACTGCGTTTTGGCCAGTTGCTTACGAATATCCGAAAGTTCTAATGCACTTTGAATGACTGTAAGTAGCTCTTGCTCTAAAATAACGGTGTAGTACGCCGAGGCAATATCTGCCACCAGATTTTCCAAAGTAACTTGAGCATCCAAATTACTAGCCTGCTGTATCTCTTTTAATTTATTATAGGTAGCGAACATTCGAGTACCATCGAAGATTGTCCAACTTACGACTGAGGAAAGCGTCGTAGCGTTTGAACGAGCGTTTTCAACGGTTTGTCCATCTCCACTAGCAAAGTCTAGTTCTGAGTCTTGCACATCAAAATTCCGAATCGCTAGCACATCTAAATTGGGTAACATTCCAGCGTTTCCTGGGGATAAATTATTGTTGGCAACTTCTTGATCGTTACGGGCAATCTTCACTGAGAAGTTATTTTCTAGTCCGGTTTGGATGGCTTCTTCTAGTGTAAGGATGTTTTCCTGGGCTTGAGTGGCTAAAGAAAATAGAGAGAGTAAAAAGAATATAAAGGCAAACTTAGTAGTCTTGTGAAAATTAGAATTATGGTGATTTTTTTTTAAATCCCCCTTACCCCCTTTTTCTAAGGGGGATGTCGCATATCGCAATATTTTTTCAAACACAAGAACAGAAGTTTTCTTATGTGCTGCTCCCCCTTTTTTAAAGGAGGCCGCCGTGGAACGGGCTAGGGGGATTTTTTTACTGTGAAGGTCTTTTCGGTTATGTAGTATCATTTTACTAAAATAGAAGTATCACGTGCGAGCCATGCGGCGTTCTTTATCGCTGGAAATGTAAGTATACATGGCTGGAATTACGTAGAGGGTTAGGATGGTGGAAAAAATTAGTCCGCCAATCACTGCAATACCCATTGAAACCCGACTTTCAGAACCCGCTCCTAACGCTAGGGCAATTGGTAGAATACCTAATACGGTGGATAGACTGGTCATCAGAATAGGTCGGAAGCGGGATTCGGCAGCTTCAACAATCGCTTCCTGGATGCTCATTCCTTGCGCTTTACGCTGGTTAGCAAACTCTACAATCAAGATTCCGTTTTTCGTCACCAAACCGATCAGCATGATGATTCCAATTTGGCTGAAGATATTAAGGGTTTCGTTAAAGT
This region of Tunicatimonas pelagia genomic DNA includes:
- a CDS encoding NAD(P)H-quinone oxidoreductase, translating into MKAILIKSPGKADQLYLGEYETPKPASDEVLVKVHATALNRADILQREGKYPPPEGASPILGLEMSGEVVEVGAQVDKWKIGDKVFGLLSGGGYAEYAVIHQDMAMAIPDNLSFEEAAAIPEVFMTAFQAVHWLGKLQTNERILIHAGASGVGTAAIQLAREMQAGDIIVTASQAKHATCQDLGAHYTIDYKNQDFKKEVKGITDGEGVDVIIDFVAAPYFERNISVLRTDGRLIMLALLGGTHLEQFNLGNLLRKRIQILASTLRSRSRDYQIRLTKAFAEFAILRFQDSRLRPVIDQIMDWQEVKAAHQRMESNQNIGKIVLRIGKS
- a CDS encoding TolC family protein encodes the protein MFEKILRYATSPLEKGGKGDLKKNHHNSNFHKTTKFAFIFFLLSLFSLATQAQENILTLEEAIQTGLENNFSVKIARNDQEVANNNLSPGNAGMLPNLDVLAIRNFDVQDSELDFASGDGQTVENARSNATTLSSVVSWTIFDGTRMFATYNKLKEIQQASNLDAQVTLENLVADIASAYYTVILEQELLTVIQSALELSDIRKQLAKTQYEVGRTSKLEYLAAQADYNADTSAFISQRQQMYNAKVDLNTLLARPSDAEFSVPDQIDANLELRLAGLKEKMLSANPQLLRARQEENIAYLTNRELRADRLPTISVDGGYNYATSEAEAGFVLARQSDGFAYGVTARWNLFNGFNKNRLIQNAQIAMETQQYATQDLRLQLESGLEKTFINYTNSIQLIELETENEAIALERAEIALERYRLGNTNSLELREAQRIAVAASGRLLDAVYSTKIAEIELMRLSGKLASSSY